Part of the Flavobacterium alkalisoli genome is shown below.
TTTTTTCTATCTGTGCATCATCAGTAGTTTCATGAGCTAACGAGTGAAGGTATTTGTATGTACCATAAGTTCCGCCAACAGCTACAAGTGCTATAAGTATGAAAAGGAACTTTTTATTTGTTTTCTTTTTTTCCATGATGGAGGATTATTTTGTTTGAGTAAGATTGAAAGAGTTAGTTAATTTTCCTGAAACATTCAGCAGCTCATAGTAAACGCTGAGTAATATCTGCTTTAGAGAATGTTTCGTTTAATTTTGCCTGTAGCTGTTGAACATCTGCCTCTAAAAGGTCGTTTGTATCGCTAAGGCCGTTATCATATTTATCTTTTACTATACGGTAATTTTCGTCCGCCTGGGCAACGGCTTGTGTATAAACCCTGTTTTGTTTAATGGCAAGGTTATAGTTTTCAAGGGCATCCTGTACCTGAACCTTAATTCTGTCGGTAAGTATTTCCACTTCCTGTCTTGTAGCTTCTGCACGGCTGGCAGCAGTTTTAACGTGCTTACCGTTTTTAAACAGATTAGAAATGTCATAAGAAACACCTACACCAAAATTAATTGCATTGGTTACCTGAAATACGTTTTTAATATCAATAGCTGCATAACCACCTAAAAGTGTTACTGTAGGGTAGTAGTCAGCTTTGGCAACCTTCATGTTGGCTTCGCTGGCTTTTTGCTGCCATCTTAAAGCCTCAAGGTCATTCCTCTGATTTATGGCATCCTGTTCTGTAATAGCAGTGTTTAATTCAGAAGCTTCTTCAAAATAAGAAGAGTTTGGTTCCAGCTGTGTACCTTCCTGAAGCTTTAGTAATGTTACCAGCTGGTAGTTAATGGTAGAAGCTCTTTTCTTAGCATCTTCAAGAGAAAGCTCAATGTTAGATGCCTGTAACTGTGCTTTAAGCAGGTCGTTACGGGCAATAATGCCATTTTGCTCCATAGCTGTAAAGTCAGTAACACGTTGGTTAGCGCTTTTCAGGTTTTCCTGTATAAGGCTTATAGATTCCTGAGCTTTATAAAGGTTAACATACAATACAATGGTTTGCATTGCAATTTGTTCTTTAGTATGCGCTGCATTAAAGCTTTCAGCATTATAAGCATCGGTTGAAGCCTCTATGCTATTTTTAAGCTTAAAGCCCGAAAACAAAGGCATACCCACAGTTGCCATACCTAACATAAGCTGGTCTACTTTTGGTGAGCCTGAAGCCGTTTCTCCGTCATTACTGTCTCCTGTAGGGATTTTAAGAGTAATGTTAGGATCTGTAAGCCTTTGGTATTGCCCTGAAAGTTTAACTTCAGGATAAATATTATTCTTTACGCTTTCCATTTCATACTTTGAAGTGGAAACCTTAGTATCGGCAAGTGTCGCCTCATTACTTTTTGTAACTGCCAGACCTATGGCCTCATCAAGGGTAAGCGACTTTTTCTCCTGAGCCTGCATTGCAGTAATGCCGGAAAGAAATAACGCCCCGGCCAGCAGTAAATATCTAGTTTTCATGAACTAAAAGTGCTTTAATGGTTTGTTTAATGTGAATTGTTAACTCGTTTTCTATATAGTTTTCGTAAGCCTCATCGGTACTGATTCCTAAGTGAGCCTCAAAGAAAGGCCTGTTCATCTGGAAATGTACCAGTGTACCCATAATAGTAGGGGGTATAAGATTAATATTTACATCTTTTCTAAATATTCCCTGTTCCTGCCCTTCATTAATAATTTTGGTAAAGGCTTCCATATTCTGGCGTTTTACATCGGTAAATGCCTTCATGTCCATTATTCTTTTTTTGGTGGAAAGCTCAAAGTGCAGTATCTGGTACATACACTTGTTCTTATTAATACGGGAAATGTAAAGGTCTATAAGTCGGTCTACTTTTTCGGAAGGAGTAAGATCTTCCTTAGAAATGATGTCAAGCTGCATTCTCATATCCGATGTACGGTATATAATAAGAGCTTCCAGCATTTTTTCTTTTGAACCGAAATAATAAGAGATCATTGCAATATTAACCTTAGCAGCCTTAGCTATACTTCTTATAGAAGTGCCGTCAAAGCCCTCGCTGGCAAACAGTATCTCTGCTGCTTTGAGTATCTCTAACTGCTTATCATTGTATTCTGTCATGATATAGAATTCAAAATTCTCTGCAAAGTTAAACGTTTGTTTAAATTAAACGTTTGTTTAAATTTGCTGTTAACAGTTATTTAACAAATAACGTTATAGTTAGTAAGGGTGTTAAAAAGTATACTAACCCTTTAATTTATTCCGTTAGTATTATGTTATATAAAACCAAATGTCAAATTTATTCTCCTAAGCCAAATGAAGATTTTAAAAGCCTTTCTATTAAGTTTTGCCCTATGCAGTACGGCCGGAGTTAGTGCACAAAAGGTATTTGCTTCGGCAAAATATACCCAAATGTGCAGTTATTACGGAGAAGCTGTTACGGGTGATATCCATGCCTATAAACCCGAAGCCTCGGCAGAGTCGGCAGTAAAAAATATTATGTCGGTAATTGGCCTTAAAGCTAATTTTGAATTGCGTGCTGCAAATGTACCTAATGCAGCTGCCGTTATTTTAAAAGGCAAACGCTATATATTATATAACCCAAAGTTTATGGCTAACATCAACTCGGTAACGGGTAGTGACTGGGCAGCCATAAGTATACTGGCACATGAAATAGGCCACCACCTTAACGGGCATACGCTGGACAATGTGGGCAGCAGGCCACAAACCGAGCTGGATGCCGATGAGTTTTCCGGTTTTGTATTGGGCAGGTTGGGAGCCACTCTTGCCGATGCACAGGCAGTAATGGGTACCATAGCCAGTATTAAGGGGTCGCATTCTCATCCGCCTAAAAGCGACAGGCTTATTGCCATTGCGGCAGGATGGAATAGGGCAGGAGGGACTGCTATTGCTGCACAACCCGTAGTGCAAACCCAGCCGGAAAAACCAAAACCTGTAGTAATAGCCGAAAAACCAAAAGAGGTAACCCAACCGAAACAGGTTTTAGTAGAGAGAAACCTGACTCGTGAGGAAAGGATACAGCAAAGTGCACATATATGATAAGAACATAGCGAGTGACGCTTACTTTCGTGATGATCCTAAGGGCAAATATTACCTTACGGTAAAAGGTAACCTGGTTCAGGTGGAAAGAGATAAGGTATATTTAGTGGCCAGACTCGTTAGATCAAACAGATCGGGATATAAAATGATGCTTACCGATAATGATAAAACCAACCTTTATATAGGTAATGGTGGTGCTTTGGTTAACGAATCGGGTAGTACAGTGGGTGTACTAAAGGCAAGGCGTTAAATGTCTCATTATTAATGATTAATTGCTGATAAAATAGTAAATTAGATGCGGTTTTGGCTCAAGCTTAAACCGCTTTTAATTTTCACGGATATGCAGTTGAGTATTTTATGGAAGGGAATAAAAAACGACACAGACGAACATTGTGCCGTAAATTACCGTGATACCACTATCTCGGTACATTCTGAAATTGAAGGTTGGGTTAAAAGAAAACCTGTTTATGCAGAATACTGGTTAACACTTAACAATAACTGGGAAGTAAGGTCGTTTGAGATATCGGCTAATGTGGCTGATAAGACCTATAAATATTCCCTTGGTTTAGATGATAACGAACACTGGAAATGCAAAAAGAACCTGCCTCATTTTTACTTTGAGGGCTGTAACTATATTGATATATCGCTAACTCCGTTAACAAACACGCTTCCGGTAAATAATTTACATTTACTGAAAGGCGAAAGCAAAGAGATTAGCCTTATTTATGTAGATATACTGGCTAATGAGGCAAGAAGGGAAAGGCAAAAATATACCAGGTTGGACGAGCAGCTTTACCGCTTTGATAACCTGAAAGGCTTTACGGCAGATATTGAGGTAGATAAGGATGGTTTTGTTGTAGATTACCCGGGGCTGTTTGAGCTTGTACAGATACGATAAGTTTTATTAAGGCATTTGTATAATGGTGCATAAAATTGAGAATGGCTTTATTATTCAATGTAAGGTTTAAGCTAAATCTTTAAATTTGTAGAAAACCATTTGTAAAGCCATGAAATCTTTAAAAGTAATTGCCTTTGATGCCGACGACACCCTTTTTATAAACGAACCCTATTTTGAAGAGACCGAAAAGAAATTTTGCGGACTCATGGAAAACTATCTTTCCCATCAAAGCCTGTCGCAAGCACTCTTTAAACACCAGATAGAAAATCTTCCGCTGTATGGTTACGGCATTAAAAGCTATATCCTAAGCATGATACAAACAGCCATAGAGGTTTCAGATGGTACTGTTAGCATAAAACATATCGATAAGGTACTGGAACTGGGTAAGGAACTCCTGCAAAAGCCCATAGTATTATTAGAAGGGGTAGAGCAAACCCTACAGGCACTTCATGGGAATTATAAACTGGTCGTAGCAACAAAAGGCGACCTTAAAGACCAACAGCGTAAGCTGCATGATTCAGGCCTTGGGGAATACTTTCACCACATAGAGGTTATGGCCGATAAAAAAGAACTTAACTATAACAAGCTCTTAAAAAGGCTGGATATAGAACCGCATGAGTTTCTTTATGATAGGGAATTCATTGAGGTCGGATGTATTGCCGGTGCTTAATATTGGCGGGTATGCCTGTCATGTTCCGTTTCATACTACATGGGCACACGAGCTTATAGATCATGAAATTGAACACGATAATTTTTATGAAATAAAAAAACTGAACGAAATTATCCCATTACTGCTACCTTAATAACTATCCATGAAACCACACTTTTTTAAAACTCCTGCCCACTTTAGGGAATGGCTGGAAGAGAATCATGAAACAGCCGCTGAGCTGCTTGTCGGTTTTTTATAAGGTAGGTACCGGAAAGCCAAGTATTACATGGCCACAATCGGTAGATGAGGCGCTATGTTTTGGTTGGATAGACGGTATCAGGCGTACTATTGATAAAGAAGCTTATTCCATACGGTTTACTCCGCGAAGGACAACCAGTATATGGAGTGCAGTAAACGTAAAAAAGATGGAAGAGCTGCTGGCAGCCGGTTTGGTTAAGCCTATGGGGATAGCAGCTTATGAAAAACTGAAAGAGGGCAAAACTAAAATATATTCCCATGAAAGGAAAGCTCCTGCAGAGTTTACCAATGAGCAGGAAAAAATCTTTAAAAACCATAAAGCTGCCTGGGAATTTTTTAATGCTCAGGCGCCTTATTATAAAAATCTTATGAAGCATTGGGTTACTTCTGCCAAGCAGGAAAAAACACACATATCCCGACTGGAAAAACTGATAGATACGTCAAAGAAAAGCCAAAGAATCCGATAAAAGGTCATTTTTGTACGTTAAAGCGCACATTTTTTTATATATTTTTGGTGGTGTTAGTATACACATAAACTCAAAACCAGCTAATTATGAAAAAACACCTTATCAGAAATCTTTTCGCTATCGGAGTACTAATATGTTTTGCTTTTGCATTACCAAATTTCAGCAAAAAAGAATTTAACGTAGTTATAGATGCCGCACACGGCGGTAAAGACTATGGAGCTGTATATAATGATTACATGGAGAAAGATATTGCTGCAATTATCGCTAAGAAAATTGAAGTACTTAATAAAGACAACAAGGATGTAAAAATTCATTTTACAAGAACAGGAGATGAATTCGTCAACTTAAACGAAAGAGTAGAGACCATCAATAAGATTAAGCCCGATCTTGTTTTATCTTTACACCTTAATGCTGCAAGAAATCCTGAAAATACTGTTTCAGGTATGGAAATTTTTATAGCTAATGAATCCGACCAGAAAGAACAGTCGGCACAGTATGCAAAACAGCTTACCGATAAAATAGGAAAAGATTATAATGTGGTAACTAAAGAAGCGGGTTTCTATATGCTTAAAAAAGCAGAAGCTCCGGCGCTTGTTTTTGAAATGGGCTTTATTACTTCAGAAAAAGACAGAGGTTACCTTACAACAGAAGAAGGTCAGGATAAGCTTGCTAACTTAATAGCGAACTTTATTACCGACATAAAATAATTATCATGAAAGAACAGAACTATACAAATCATATACGTTTTTACACACCGCACCATTTTGTGTTTTACCCTGTAATGATTTTATTAATGGGTATTTGTGTAGGATATGCTTTTAATAACGAAGACTGGCTTATATGGCTATTTATGTTCCTTCTTTTTTTATCGGTTACACTGGTAAGCTTTATGCTAAGGCAACATTATGCCTTAACGCTGCAGGACAGGATAGTTTTACTGGAACTGCGTTACCGTTATTATGCAACTACCGGCAACAGGCTGGAGCCTTATGAAGAGAATCTTAGCAAAGGACAGCTTTTTGCGCTTCGTTTTGCTCCCGATGATGAGCTTCCCGCCTTATTGCAAAGGGCAATAGACGAGAACCTGTCGCCAAATTCTATAAAGAAATCGGTTAGAAACTGGAAACCCGATAATAACAGGGTATAAAATAAAAAAAAGCCTGCTCTAAAAGCAGGCTTCTTACATAGAATTAGGGTTGGAACCCCACACAAAAAAATCTTTCTCTAACTCCTAGATATTTCTTCGGTCGTCGTGGTCATAATGTTGTTCGTCATCATTATAACGTCCGTGCGTTCTTCTTTCCTCATCAATGTCTCTGCCGGGGCTGCGCTGCATCTGATCACTTTCATTCCAGTTACGGTCTGTATCTCCTTTAGCCCTGCGTTCTTCGCGCCATGTGCCTTCATCTTCATTAAAAGTTCTGGAGTGCATTTGCCTTGCATCGTCAAGGTTACGTTCTGTAGAGGACCTGTTGTCCCTTTCCCAATATTCCCTACGGTCAGCATTACGTCCCCTTGCCCTTACAGGCTCGTCGGACTTGTTTCCTAAATGACCGGTATTTTCATTTTTATCAGTCATAATATGTTAGTTTGAATTATTATTGTTGTTTTCTCTTTCCTTTCTTTCTGAGACCTTTTCAGCTTCAGAAACATATTTTTTTGTTCCTTTAATGTCAGTTTCACTCAAATCTTCCCCACTTGAAACTTTAGGAGCGGGAGTTTGTCTTTGGTCTTCTTCATTATGTCCCATAACTCTTTTATTTTTTGGTTATATACAAAGTTCGCCACTATATACTGGCTACAGTAGCCAATTAACACTACTTTTTACGGGAAATGTTAGAAAAAGCTTTAACACTATGCGGAAGCGCGCTATATAAAGCATATTAACATTTAGAGTCTTAGCAATTGTAAAGGAAAGTTTAACAAACAATTCACTTAAATAGTTGTAAAAGAGGGGGTAATAGTGAGTAAATTAGTAGTTGTATTATAAGGTTATCCTTATAAAAAGGAAACTAAAAATGCATATTAACCAATTTTAAAAATGAACATACTACTATGGAAAGAGCAAAATGGATACTGGATCTATCCCATTCTGATATACAGTTTAAGATAAGGCATTTGGTTATAGCAAATATCTCAGGGTATTTCAGGGCGTTTTCAGGTACCATGTATGCCGGTAAGGATGATTTTACCGATGCCGAGTTTAAACTTACTGTTGATGTTTACAGTGTAGACACCAATAATGTAGAAAGGGATGAACACTTAAAGTCAGCCGATTTCTTTAATGCTGATTACTATCCTGAAATGGAGTTTGTGTCTCAATCTTTTAATCACATTGATGGGGATAGGTATGACCTTACCGGTAACATAACCATAAAAGGCATTACAAGACCAATAACCTTTAAAGTATTATTTGGTGGAGAAGCTAAAGACGGCTTTGGAAATATGAGAGCCGGCTTTGATATAACCGGAGAAGTAAACCGTAATGATTTTGATATACGAAGATATGGAAACAGCAGAAAACCGCGATTTCAATTCGGATACGGAAGAGGACAGATACCCGTCTTCACATCCTGAAAACAAACGCAATCGAGGAAATATGGACACATAAAAAAGCAGGATAAAATCCTGCTTTTTTTTTAATTATAATCGGTTTCCTTTACGAATTGTATGTTAGCATGCATTTTAATTTCTTCTCCCAATACCAGTCCGCCTGCTTCTGTAGTATCGTTAGAATGTATATCAAAATCATTACGGTTTACTTCTCCGGTTATATCAAAGCCGGCTCTCATATTTCCAAAGCCGTCTTTAGCTTCTCCACCAAATAATACTTTAAAGGTTATTGGTCTTGTAATGCCTTTTATGGTTATGTTACCGGTAAGGTCATACCTATCCCCATCAATGTGATTAAAAGATTGAGACACAAACTCCATTTCAGGATAGTAATCAGCATTAAAGAAATCGGCTGACTTTAAGTGTTCATCCCTTTCTACATTATTGGTGTCTACACTGTAAACATCAACAGTAAGTTTAAACTCGGCATCGGTAAAATCATCCTTACCGGCATACATGGTACCTGAAAACGCCCTGAAATACCCTGAGATATTTGCTATAACCAAATGCCTTATCTTAAACTGTATATCAGAATGGGATAGATCCAGTATCCATTTTGCTCTTTCCATAGTAGTATGTTCATTTTTAAAATTGGTTAATATGCATTTTTAGTTTCCTTTTTATAAGGATAACCTTATAATACAACTACTAATTTACTCACTATTACCCCCTCTTTTACAACTATTTAAGTGAATTGTTTGTTAAACTTTCCTTTACAATTGCTAAGACTCTAAATGTTAATATGCTTTATATAGCGCGCTTCCGCATAGTGTTAAAGCTTTTTCTAACATTTCCCGTAAAAAGTAGTGTTAATTGGCTACTGTAGCCAGTATATAGTGGCGAACTTTGTATATAACCAAAAAATAAAAGAGTTATGGGACATAATGAAGAAGACCAAAGACAAACTCCCGCTCCTAAAGTTTCAAGTGGGGAAGATTTGAGTGAAACTGACATTAAAGGAACAAAAAAATATGTTTCTGAAGCTGAAAAGGTCTCAGAAAGAAAGGAAAGAGAAAACAACAATAATAATTCAAACTAACATATTATGACTGATAAAAATGAAAATACCGGTCATTTAGGAAACAAGTCCGACGAGCCTGTAAGGGCAAGGGGACGTAATGCTGACCGTAGGGAATATTGGGAAAGGGACAACAGGTCCTCTACAGAACGTAACCTTGACGATGCAAGGCAAATGCACTCCAGAACTTTTAATGAAGATGAAGGCACATGGCGCGAAGAACGCAGGGCTAAAGGAGATACAGACCGTAACTGGAATGAAAGTGATCAGATGCAGCGCAGCCCCGGCAGAGACATTGATGAGGAAAGAAGAACGCACGGACGTTATAATGATGACGAACAACATTATGACCACGACGACCGAAGAAATATCTAGGAGTTAGAGAAAGATTTTTTTTGTGTGGGGTTCCAACCCTAATTCTATGTAAGAAGCCTGCTTTTAGAGCAGGCTTTTTTTTATTTTATACCCTGTTATTATCGGGTTTCCAGTTTCTAACCGATTTCTTTATAGAATTTGGCGACAGGTTCTCGTCTATTGCCCTTTGCAATAAGGCGGGAAGCTCATCATCGGGAGCAAAACGAAGCGCAAAAAGCTGTCCTTTGCTAAGATTCTCTTCATAAGGCTCCAGCCTGTTGCCGGTAGTTGCATAATAACGGTAACGCAGTTCCAGTAAAACTATCCTGTCCTGCAGCGTTAAGGCATAATGTTGCCTTAGCATAAAGCTTACCAGTGTAACCGATAAAAAAAGAAGGAACATAAATAGCCATATAAGCCAGTCTTCGTTATTAAAAGCATATCCTACACAAATACCCATTAATAAAATCATTACAGGGTAAAACACAAAATGGTGCGGTGTGTAAAAACGTATATGATTTGTATAGTTCTGTTCTTTCATGATAATTATTTTATGTCGGTAATAAAGTTCGCTATTAAGTTAGCAAGCTTATCCTGACCTTCTTCTGTTGTAAGGTAACCTCTGTCTTTTTCTGAAGTAATAAAGCCCATTTCAAAAACAAGCGCCGGAGCTTCTGCTTTTTTAAGCATATAGAAACCCGCTTCTTTAGTTACCACATTATAATCTTTTCCTATTTTATCGGTAAGCTGTTTTGCATACTGTGCCGACTGTTCTTTCTGGTCGGATTCATTAGCTATAAAAATTTCCATACCTGAAACAGTATTTTCAGGATTTCTTGCAGCATTAAGGTGTAAAGATAAAACAAGATCGGGCTTAATCTTATTGATGGTCTCTACTCTTTCGTTTAAGTTGACGAATTCATCTCCTGTTCTTGTAAAATGAATTTTTACATCCTTGTTGTCTTTATTAAGTACTTCAATTTTCTTAGCGATAATTGCAGCAATATCTTTCTCCATGTAATCATTATATACAGCTCCATAGTCTTTACCGCCGTGTGCGGCATCTATAACTACGTTAAATTCTTTTTTGCTGAAATTTGGTAATGCAAAAGCAAAACATATTAGTACTCCGATAGCGAAAAGATTTCTGATAAGGTGTTTTTTCATAATTAGCTGGTTTTGAGTTTATGTGTATACTAACACCACCAAAAATATATAAAAAAATGTGCGCTTTAACGTACAAAAATGACCTTTTATCGGATTCTTTGGCTTTTCTTTGACGTATCTATCAGTTTTTCCAGTCGGGATATCTGTGTTTTTTCCTGCTTGGCAGAAGTAACCCAATGCTTCATAAGATTTTTATAATAAGGCGCCTGAGCATTAAAAAATTCCCAGGCAGCTTTATGGTTTTTAAAGATTTTTTCCTGCTCATTGGTAAACTCTGCAGGAGCTTTCCTTTCATGGGAATATATTTTAGTTTTGCCCTCTTTCAGTTTTTCATAAGCTGCTATCCCCATAGGCTTAACCAAACCGGCTGCCAGCAGCTCTTCCATCTTTTTTACGTTTACTGCACTCCATATACTGGTTGTCCTTCGCGGAGTAAACCGTATGGAATAAGCTTCTTTATCAATAGTACGCCTGATACCGTCTATCCAACCAAAACATAGCGCCTCATCTACCGATTGTGGCCATGTAATACTTGGCTTTCCGGTACCTACCTTATAAAAACCGACAAGCAGCTCAGCGGCTGTTTCATGATTCTCTTCCAGCCATTCCCTAAAGTGGGCAGGAGTTTTAAAAAAGTGTGGTTTCATGGATAGTTATTAAGGTAGCAGTAATGGGATAATTTCGTTCAGTTTTTTTATTTCATAAAATTATCGTGTTCAATTTCATGATCTATAAGCTCGTGTGCCCATGTAGTATGAAACGGAACATGACAGGCATACCCGCCAATATTAAGCACCGGCAATACATCCGACCTCAATGAATTCCCTATCATAAAGAACTCATGCGGTTCTATATCCAGCCTTTTTAAGAGCTTGTTATAGTTAAGTTCTTTTTTATCGGCCATAACCTCTATGTGGTGAAAGTATTCCCCAAGGCCTGAATCATGCAGCTTACGCTGTTGGTCTTTAAGGTCGCCTTTTGTTGCTACGACCAGTTTATAATTCCCATGAAGTGCCTGTAGGGTTTGCTCTACCCCTTCTAATAATACTATGGGCTTTTGCAGGAGTTCCTTACCCAGTTCCAGTACCTTATCGATATGTTTTATGCTAACAGTACCATCTGAAACCTCTATGGCTGTTTGTATCATGCTTAGGATATAGCTTTTAATGCCGTAACCATACAGCGGAAGATTTTCTATCTGGTGTTTAAAGAGTGCTTGCGACAGGCTTTGATGGGAAAGATAGTTTTCCATGAGTCCGCAAAATTTCTTTTCGGTCTCTTCAAAATAGGGTTCGTTTATAAAAAGGGTGTCGTCGGCATCAAAGGCAATTACTTTTAAAGATTTCATGGCTTTACAAATGGTTTTCTACAAATTTAAAGATTTAGCTTAAACCTTACATTGAATAATAAAGCCATTCTCAATTTTATGCACCATTATACAAATGCCTTAATAAAACTTATCGTATCTGTACAAGCTCAAACAGCCCCGGGTAATCTACAACAAAACCATCCTTATCTACCTCAATATCTGCCGTAAAGCCTTTCAGGTTATCAAAGCGGTAAAGCTGCTCGTCCAACCTGGTATATTTTTGCCTTTCCCTTCTTGCCTCATTAGCCAGTATATCTACATAAATAAGGCTAATCTCTTTGCTTTCGCCTTTCAGTAAATGTAAATTATTTACCGGAAGCGTGTTTGTTAACGGAGTTAGCGATATATCAATATAGTTACAGCCCTCAAAGTAAAAATGAGGCAGGTTCTTTTTGCATTTCCAGTGTTCGTTATCATCTAAACCAAGGGAATATTTATAGGTCTTATCAGCCACATTAGCCGATATCTCAAACGACCTTACTTCCCAGTTATTGTTAAGTGTTAACCAGTATTCTGCATAAACAGGTTTTCTTTTAACCCAACCTTCAATTTCAGAATGTACCGAGATAGTGGTATCACGGTAATTTACGGCACAATGTTCGTCTGTGTCGTTTTTTATTCCCTTCCATAAAATACTCAACTGCATATCCGTGAAAATTAAAAGCGGTTTAAGCTTGAGCCAAAACCGCATCTAATTTACTATTTTATCAGCAATTAATCATTAATAATGAGACATTTAACGCCTTGCCTTTAGTACACCCACTGTACTACCCGATTCGTTAACCAAAGCACCACCATTACCTATATAAAGGTTGGTTTTATCATTATCGGTAAGCATCATTTTATATCCCGATCTGTTTGATCTAACGAGTCTGGCCACTAAATATACCTTATCTCTTTCCACCTGAACCAGGTTACCTTTTACCGTAAGGTAATATTTGCCCTTAGGATCATCACGAAAGTAAGCGTCACTCGCTATGTTCTTATCATATTGTGCACTTTGCTGTATCCTTTCCTCACGAGTCAGGTTTCTCTCTACTAAAACCTGTTTCGGTTGGGTTACCTCTTTTGGTTTTTCGGCTATTACTACAGGTTTTGGTTTTTCCGGCTGGGTTTGCACTACGGGTTGTGCAGCAATAGCAGTCCCTCCTGCCCTATTCCATCCTGCCGCAATGGCAATAAGCCTGTCGCTTTTAGGCGGATGAGAATGCGACCCCTTAATACTGGCTATGGTACCCATTACTGCCTGTGCATCGGCAAGAGTGGCTCCCAACCTGCCCAATACAAAACCGGAAAACTCATCGGCATCCAGCTCGGTTTGTGGCCTGCTGCCCACATTGTCCAGCGTATGCCCGTTAAGGTGGTGGCCTATTTCATGTGCCAGTATACTTATGGCTGCCCAGTCACTACCCGTTACCGAGTTGATGTTAGCCATAAACTTTGGGTTATATAATATATAGCGTTTGCCTTTTAAAATAACGGCAGCTGCATTAGGTACATTTGCAGCACGC
Proteins encoded:
- a CDS encoding M48 family metalloprotease, which produces MKILKAFLLSFALCSTAGVSAQKVFASAKYTQMCSYYGEAVTGDIHAYKPEASAESAVKNIMSVIGLKANFELRAANVPNAAAVILKGKRYILYNPKFMANINSVTGSDWAAISILAHEIGHHLNGHTLDNVGSRPQTELDADEFSGFVLGRLGATLADAQAVMGTIASIKGSHSHPPKSDRLIAIAAGWNRAGGTAIAAQPVVQTQPEKPKPVVIAEKPKEVTQPKQVLVERNLTREERIQQSAQYDKNIASDAYFRDDPKGKYYLTVKGNLVQVERDKVYLVARLVRSNRSGYKMMLTDNDKTNLYIGNGGALVNESGSTVGVLKARR